The following are encoded together in the Bradyrhizobium algeriense genome:
- a CDS encoding class I SAM-dependent methyltransferase, with protein MLARDWYYNQRRQLGLDSAVASIYDRHDDSDLRARAALTMLGVQKGWRVADIGCGNGVLACEAALLGAEVDAIDISPAMLALANIQARDRKVAIRTQPAGMLSFAYQPNSYDLIVSEFTLHHLPDFWKAVSLARIYAALKPGANFYLRDIVFVSTPDGTERDVEQWADFTIKNHDFQREGVVTHMRDEYSTFGWVIERMLTDVGFTLESVDYHAPLHGTYLLRKPKPDQQS; from the coding sequence ATGCTGGCGCGGGACTGGTATTACAATCAAAGGCGGCAACTCGGGCTCGATTCCGCGGTCGCCTCGATCTACGACCGGCATGACGACAGCGACCTCCGCGCCCGCGCCGCGCTGACCATGCTCGGCGTGCAGAAGGGCTGGCGGGTGGCCGATATCGGCTGCGGCAACGGCGTACTGGCCTGCGAGGCGGCGCTGCTGGGCGCCGAAGTCGACGCGATCGACATTTCGCCGGCGATGCTGGCGCTCGCCAACATCCAGGCCCGCGACCGCAAGGTGGCGATCCGCACCCAGCCGGCCGGCATGCTGAGCTTCGCCTACCAGCCGAATTCCTATGACCTGATCGTCAGCGAATTCACGCTGCACCATTTGCCGGATTTCTGGAAGGCTGTGTCGCTGGCAAGAATCTATGCGGCGCTGAAGCCCGGCGCCAATTTCTACCTGCGCGACATCGTGTTCGTCAGCACGCCGGACGGCACCGAGCGCGATGTCGAGCAGTGGGCCGATTTCACCATCAAGAACCACGATTTCCAGCGCGAGGGCGTGGTCACCCATATGCGCGACGAATACTCGACCTTCGGCTGGGTGATCGAGCGCATGCTGACCGATGTCGGCTTCACGCTGGAATCCGTCGACTATCACGCGCCGCTGCACGGCACCTATCTCCTGCGCAAACCGAAGCCGGACCAACAGAGCTAA
- a CDS encoding EamA family transporter, translating to MKPADVCIAVLVAVIWGLAFVASRIALNEFSPELMTTLRFAIAALPCLFVARPKVSWTVLASISFTLFLGQFLAQAFAIAYGVPVGLSSVIVQSQALFTIGFAALLFRERPGAWQTVGIGVATIGLLMICGTVGYDFSVGAFAVLMISPLSFAAGNLLLRRAPDVPMFDLFAWLCLVAAVPLLALTLVSNGPQPTWHALTHMSLTGLMCMIGLGGVSTSIAYWLWGRLLRDYPAAQVVPFALLVPFVGSAASSVVFGETFGPLRLAGMVTVVGGIAVMLLSKRPKTSEDSALEKQVLPKIA from the coding sequence ATGAAACCGGCCGATGTCTGCATCGCCGTCCTGGTGGCGGTGATCTGGGGGCTTGCCTTTGTCGCGAGCCGGATCGCGCTCAACGAATTTTCGCCGGAACTGATGACGACTCTGCGCTTCGCCATCGCCGCCTTGCCCTGCCTGTTCGTGGCGCGGCCGAAGGTTTCATGGACGGTGCTGGCCTCGATCAGCTTCACTTTGTTCCTCGGCCAGTTTCTGGCGCAAGCCTTTGCCATCGCGTATGGCGTTCCCGTCGGTCTTTCCAGCGTGATCGTGCAGAGCCAGGCGCTGTTCACCATCGGCTTTGCCGCGCTGCTGTTCCGCGAGCGGCCGGGCGCATGGCAGACCGTCGGCATCGGTGTTGCCACCATTGGCCTGCTGATGATCTGCGGCACCGTCGGTTACGATTTCAGCGTCGGTGCGTTTGCCGTTCTGATGATCTCGCCGCTCAGCTTCGCGGCCGGCAATCTGTTGCTCCGGCGCGCGCCTGATGTGCCGATGTTCGACCTGTTCGCGTGGCTGTGTCTGGTCGCGGCGGTCCCGCTGCTTGCGCTGACGCTGGTCAGCAATGGCCCGCAGCCGACCTGGCATGCGCTGACCCATATGTCGCTGACCGGCCTGATGTGCATGATCGGTCTCGGCGGGGTCTCCACCAGCATCGCCTACTGGCTGTGGGGGAGGCTGCTGCGCGACTACCCGGCGGCGCAGGTGGTGCCGTTCGCGCTGCTGGTGCCGTTCGTCGGTTCCGCCGCCTCGAGCGTGGTGTTCGGCGAAACCTTTGGACCGCTGCGGCTCGCCGGCATGGTCACGGTGGTGGGTGGCATTGCCGTCATGCTGCTGTCGAAGCGTCCCAAGACTTCAGAAGATTCGGCCTTAGAAAAACAAGTTCTGCCAAAGATCGCGTGA
- the ilvN gene encoding acetolactate synthase small subunit has product MNQPASAYFLEERHDPNETHTLSVLVQNEPGVLARVIGLFSGRGYNIESLTVSETESQKHLSRITIVTTGTPMVIEQIKHQLDRMVPVYRVVDMTITGRSIERELAMVKVRGGGDHRVEALRLADAFRARVIDATTESFVFEITGNSSKISQFIDLMRPLGLVEVSRTGVAAIGRGPEGM; this is encoded by the coding sequence ATGAACCAGCCCGCATCCGCCTACTTCCTGGAAGAGCGCCACGATCCCAACGAGACGCACACGCTCTCGGTCCTGGTGCAGAACGAGCCGGGCGTGCTCGCGCGCGTGATCGGGCTGTTCTCCGGCCGCGGCTACAACATCGAGAGCCTCACGGTCTCTGAAACTGAAAGCCAGAAACATCTCTCGCGCATCACCATCGTCACGACAGGCACGCCGATGGTGATCGAGCAGATCAAGCACCAGCTCGACCGCATGGTGCCGGTCTATCGCGTCGTCGACATGACGATCACTGGCCGCTCGATCGAACGGGAGCTCGCGATGGTGAAGGTGCGTGGCGGCGGCGACCACCGGGTCGAGGCGCTGCGGCTGGCGGATGCGTTCCGCGCCCGCGTGATCGACGCCACCACCGAGAGTTTTGTGTTCGAGATCACAGGCAATTCTTCCAAAATCAGTCAATTCATCGACCTGATGCGCCCGCTCGGCCTTGTCGAAGTGTCGCGCACCGGCGTTGCTGCGATCGGGCGCGGGCCTGAGGGGATGTGA
- a CDS encoding threonine dehydratase yields the protein MFDLEELERAHEIVGQAVPPTPAHAWPLLSERLGADVVVKHENHTPIGAFKVRGGLVYLDRLKRERPNTPGIISATRGNHGQSLAFAAGRHGVPAVIYVPRGNSVEKNRAMRAFGAELVEHGEDFQAAAEEAARHAQFAGLHMVPSFHPDLVLGVATYALELLRAAPALDVLYVPIGQGSGICGCIMARDLLGRKTEIVGVQSTEAPSYALSFAAGTVVTTESSNTLADGMATRVPVAEALAVIRKGASRIVQVTDDEVAAAVRAYWTDTHNLAEGAGAAALAAALQEKAKLAGKRVGLILSGGNIDFDLFQKWIGTDITATAQRAMV from the coding sequence CGAAATCGTAGGGCAGGCGGTGCCGCCGACGCCGGCGCATGCGTGGCCGTTGCTTAGCGAGCGGCTCGGCGCTGATGTCGTGGTCAAGCATGAGAACCACACGCCGATCGGCGCCTTCAAGGTGCGCGGCGGGCTGGTCTATCTCGACCGGCTGAAGCGGGAGCGGCCGAATACGCCCGGGATCATTTCCGCCACGCGCGGCAATCACGGGCAGAGCCTCGCCTTCGCGGCCGGCCGCCACGGTGTTCCGGCCGTGATTTATGTGCCGCGCGGCAATTCGGTGGAGAAGAACCGCGCCATGCGCGCGTTCGGTGCCGAACTGGTCGAACATGGCGAGGACTTTCAGGCGGCAGCCGAAGAAGCCGCGCGCCATGCCCAGTTCGCCGGCCTTCACATGGTGCCGTCATTCCATCCCGACCTCGTGCTCGGCGTCGCGACCTATGCGCTCGAATTGCTGCGCGCGGCGCCCGCCCTAGACGTGCTCTACGTGCCGATCGGGCAGGGTTCTGGCATCTGCGGCTGCATCATGGCGCGCGATCTGCTCGGGCGCAAAACCGAGATCGTCGGCGTGCAGTCGACCGAAGCGCCATCCTATGCGCTGTCGTTTGCGGCCGGCACGGTCGTGACGACTGAGTCCAGCAACACGCTGGCCGACGGCATGGCCACCCGCGTTCCCGTGGCCGAAGCGCTTGCGGTCATCCGCAAGGGTGCCTCGCGCATCGTGCAGGTCACGGACGATGAGGTCGCCGCGGCGGTGCGCGCCTACTGGACCGACACGCACAATCTCGCCGAAGGCGCGGGCGCGGCTGCGCTCGCAGCGGCGCTGCAGGAGAAGGCCAAGCTCGCCGGCAAGCGCGTCGGCCTGATCCTGAGCGGTGGCAATATCGATTTCGATCTGTTCCAAAAATGGATCGGGACAGACATCACTGCTACCGCCCAACGGGCGATGGTGTGA
- a CDS encoding LysE family translocator: MSHSLLIAFVMFATVMFFTPGPNNIMLLSSGLTYGFRPTIPHIMGITVGFAFMVGAVGLGLGTIFIAYPILQTILKYAGVAYLVYLAWAIAISEPPSAEQDKARGRPMTFWGAAMFQWVNAKGWVMVIGTITAYAAIAAYPWNIVIQVGLSLLLGILSCTTWALFGTALRPVLTSPRAVRAFNIVMAVLLLASLYPVFMDA; encoded by the coding sequence ATGTCGCATTCGCTCCTGATCGCCTTCGTCATGTTCGCCACGGTGATGTTCTTCACACCGGGGCCGAACAACATCATGCTGCTGTCGTCGGGGCTGACCTACGGCTTCCGTCCCACCATCCCCCACATCATGGGCATTACGGTCGGCTTTGCCTTCATGGTCGGCGCGGTTGGCCTCGGGCTCGGGACCATCTTCATCGCCTATCCGATTTTGCAGACCATCCTGAAATATGCCGGGGTGGCCTACCTGGTCTACCTGGCCTGGGCGATCGCGATCTCCGAGCCGCCCTCGGCGGAGCAGGACAAGGCCCGCGGCCGCCCGATGACATTCTGGGGCGCGGCCATGTTCCAGTGGGTCAACGCCAAGGGCTGGGTCATGGTGATCGGCACCATCACCGCCTATGCGGCGATCGCCGCTTACCCCTGGAACATCGTGATCCAGGTCGGGCTGAGCCTGCTCCTGGGTATCCTGTCCTGCACCACCTGGGCCCTGTTCGGCACGGCGCTGCGGCCGGTCCTGACCTCCCCGCGGGCGGTGCGGGCCTTCAACATCGTCATGGCGGTGCTGCTGCTGGCCTCGCTCTACCCGGTCTTCATGGACGCATGA
- the ilvC gene encoding ketol-acid reductoisomerase — translation MRVYYDRDADLNLIKGKKVVIVGYGSQGHAHALNLKDSGVKEVAIALRKGSASAKKAEAAGFKVMEVAEAAKWADLVMMLTPDELQGDIYREHLHDNMKKGAALVFAHGLNVHFNLLDPRADLDVLMIAPKGPGHTVRSEYQRGGGVPCLIAIAKDISGNAHDLGLSYASAIGGGRAGIIETTFKEECETDLFGEQVVLCGGLVELIKGGYETLVEAGYAPEMAYFECLHEVKLIVDLIYEGGIANMNYSISNTAEYGEYVTGPRIVTAETKAEMKRVLADIQGGKFARDWMLENKVNQTSFKATRAKLAEHPIEEVGAKLRDMMPWIKKGALVDKTKN, via the coding sequence ATGCGTGTTTATTACGATCGCGACGCCGACCTGAACCTGATCAAGGGCAAGAAGGTCGTCATCGTCGGCTATGGCAGCCAGGGCCACGCCCATGCGCTGAACCTGAAGGATTCCGGCGTCAAGGAAGTCGCGATTGCGCTCCGCAAGGGTTCGGCCTCGGCCAAGAAGGCGGAGGCCGCCGGCTTCAAGGTGATGGAAGTCGCCGAAGCCGCCAAATGGGCCGACCTCGTCATGATGCTCACCCCCGACGAGCTGCAGGGCGACATCTACCGCGAGCACCTGCACGACAACATGAAGAAGGGCGCCGCGCTCGTGTTCGCCCACGGCCTCAACGTCCATTTCAACCTGCTCGATCCGCGCGCCGACCTCGACGTGCTGATGATCGCGCCGAAGGGCCCCGGCCACACCGTCCGCTCGGAATACCAGCGCGGCGGCGGCGTGCCCTGCCTGATCGCGATCGCCAAGGACATCTCGGGCAACGCCCATGACCTCGGCCTCAGCTACGCCTCGGCAATCGGCGGTGGCCGCGCCGGCATCATCGAGACCACCTTCAAGGAAGAGTGCGAGACCGACCTGTTCGGCGAGCAGGTGGTGCTCTGCGGCGGCCTGGTCGAGCTGATCAAGGGCGGCTACGAGACGCTGGTCGAAGCCGGCTACGCGCCCGAGATGGCCTATTTCGAGTGCCTGCACGAGGTGAAGCTGATCGTCGACCTGATCTATGAAGGCGGCATCGCCAACATGAACTACTCGATCTCCAACACCGCCGAGTACGGCGAATACGTCACCGGCCCGCGCATCGTGACCGCGGAGACCAAGGCCGAGATGAAGCGCGTCCTCGCCGACATCCAGGGCGGCAAGTTCGCCCGCGACTGGATGCTGGAAAACAAGGTCAACCAGACTTCGTTCAAGGCGACCCGCGCCAAGCTCGCCGAGCACCCGATCGAGGAAGTCGGCGCCAAACTCCGCGACATGATGCCGTGGATCAAGAAGGGCGCGCTGGTCGACAAGACGAAGAACTGA